DNA from Mobula hypostoma chromosome 4, sMobHyp1.1, whole genome shotgun sequence:
AGAtcagagataagaccataagacaggggagcagaattaggccattcgacccattgagtctgctctgccatttggtcagggctgatttattttccttcttcaccccattctcctgccttctccctgaaacctttgacacccttacaaatcaagaacctatcaacatcctctTTAAATACCAATAATGTTGACTTTTACATAAGGTTTTGAACTGGAGgtgttttcctctctcactcaaatctgtatttctttattaatttcagaaataaactttattcaaaaGGAAATAGAATAAATCagtacatctatggagggaagtggacagttggcattttgggtcaagacccttcattagttgacccaaaatattaattgtccatttccctctattgatgctccctgacccattgagttccactGGCTTTTTGTGCGTTGCTCCACATTTCCAATATCTGTCTCTTGTGTCTACGATTAGTACATCTTTCCTTATGTATATTGTACCATCAAACCAGTAATCCTATTTATAATGTGCCAATGCCATACCTGTAAGCTCTGTAGGACTCTAATGAGGCTCTATCAGGATGTTAGTCCTAGTGTCCTTGTCAATACTAAACCTTTTGTCACCATCTCCATTACTGATTATTATGTCATTATCCCACTGCTATATGTGGATGTTTTGTTTCAGATAAATCAACAAGaattaacagtcgacattttgggctgagtcctttcatcagatcctgatgaaggtactcagcctgaaatgtcaaatgtttattcctcttcttagatgctgcctgatctgctgaggtaCTTTAGCATTTTTTGggtgtcgctctggatttccagcagctgcagaacctcttgtgtttgggATAATTAGCTGGTTCGcttcatgtgttacaacagtaatAATCAGAATAAATACAGCACAGAGTGAGACCACTTGGCCTGTCGCAAATCCAGTTAACACCTCTTcataagcacacacaaaatgctggaggaactcagtaggtcatgcagcatctatgcagagaaatgaacagtcaacatttcaggccagacTGGCTTGACTTGAAACaatgactgtctatttccctccagtGATGCTGGcagtgcagcatctgcagaatctgttgtgacATCTCTTCATGTTGACTGCAAGTACTTTCCTTTCCTATGCAAGCATATGCATCGGCCTTACTATTGTCCACGCCAGTCCATTTCAaatcagcccgaaacattgactatatactccttttcatagatgctgcctggcctgctgagttcctccaacattttgggtgtgttgtttCCATTCCAAATGCTACCCACTCACTGTGTTAAGAAATTTTCCTCATGCCACTTTTGGCTCTGTTGTCAATCATCTTTATTTGATGTCCCTTGCCGCTTAGCTCTTCACCAATGGAAGAAATTTCTATTTAATTTTTCTAGAGCCTTTATTATTTTAAGTATCTTTATCATATTCCCTCTCAACATATTCTCCTCCAAGGAGAACAGGAGCAGACTCATTAagttgagtggcctaattctgctcttaagtcCCATGATCTTTGCTACAAACTGTGTAACAGAAGTCCCACAAATATGGAACTTTCCTCTTCAAAGTCCCCTCATCTTCCCTGAAGTTTGCCACCCAGCAATTGACACCATCCTCCTTTGTGACcgaaccagtgccttatagaagtTCATTACAACTTCCTTGCTCTTGTGTTCTGTGCTTCAATTTATAAAGCACAAGTTACTATGTTAAATTTTTAACTGTTTTCTCAGTCTGCTATACACATACAACTTTCAATGAAGTGTGCGCGTAACAACCTGATTGCTTTTTAAGTGTATTTTAAAATTGTGCCCTATGGTTTAAACTGCCTTTTAGAGTCAGACTCATGGATGCAGGCCCTTCATTCCATCTTGTTCATACCACCTGAAGTACCTACCTGAGCTAGTCCTgcttgtctgcatttggcccatatgccTTTAAACCTttcacatccatgtacctgtccaaatgtcttttaaatgttataatcgtactcacctctaccacttcttctgaCAGTTCATTCTACCACACACTGTGTTAAAAAATTGCCCCTTTTCTCTTTCCTCTTTCCCCTGTACGCCCTTATGTTGCCCACCCTCCTATCCATTGGACTTCCTCTGCACACTTCCCTCAtatctgaaattttaaaaattctttgagATTTAACCATTTCTGATTAAAGCTGCTCCAGGTTTTTATTCAACAGACTTCAATTTGATGACAAGCCTAATCAGAAGTCTTCTGGAAGATCACATGTCCCTCCTCAACATTTTCTAGAATATAATCAAAAAACTCCATAAAGCTTGCTGGAGGAAATTTGCCTTTAATGAATCCATACTGCTAATCCTCATCCATACTTGATTATTATTTCTTGAGCTTCTCCTGTCACTCAGATTGCTGAGTTTACATGAATGTCTTCATAATTTTCAGCCCCCAGGGACTGCCCTGAATCTATGGTTATTAATCAGCATattaatgtacagtatatattatAATGTTAAACTTCAAGAGTACTTCATTAGAGGCAAAGGATTTTGGGCGTTGGCTTTGTtatttggtttatcattgtcccGTGTACTAAGATACGGAGAAACGTTTGTCTTGCAAGTTGCTCATAGTGCAacctacacagtgcattgaggtagaacaaggtaaaacaataacaatgcagaataaaatgtaaaagttacagagaaagtgcagtgcaggtaaacaataaagtgcaagatcataacgaggtagattgtgaggtcaagagtccatcttatcatacaagatgtctgttcaagagtctgataacagcagggtagaagctgtccatcTGCCTGGTGGTacagtacatgctttcaggcctttgcttcttctgcctgatggaaggggggagaagagagggtcTTTGACTGAGGCAGTGcgaagtatagacagagactgTAGAGGTgagatggtttctgtgatgtgctgagctgtgtccacagctccctgcagtttcttgcagtcatgtgcagagcagttgccagacCAAGCTGTTGGGCATCCAGATAGAATGATTTCTATTGTGCTTCTATAAACAAGTTTGATACAAACAGTAACAAAGAGTGAATTACTTTAAGTTGTGGAATTTGATATTAAGTGCAGAAGTCTGCTATGTGACCAGCCTGAAGATAAGGTGCTGCTCCCAGGTGTGCACTAGGCCTCGCAAGCACTGGAGGTCATGCTGAACGGTCAGAATGGCAGTGTATGGTGAAAGATGGAGAAATGTAACCAAAACTCAGGGTCACTCCTTGAATTGAATGCAGGTGCTGTATAAAGTGATTGTTCAGTTTATATTTCTTGATAATTTTATTCTTCTGTTGAAACCAGAGAAGTAATTTGGGCAGCAAGATTTTCAagaatttttgtttattttcattcagaGATATAGCATGGCGGCAGGTCCTTCCAACCCAATGAACCCAcgaccacccaattacacccatgtgaccaattaacctcggGGAGAGTTTTACCTGGGAACGTATAGATCTCTTTCTACTGTCTGTCAGGACAAAGATAAGCTAGTTGcggaatatactttatactttattgtcgccaaacaattgatactagaacatacaatcatcacagcgatatttgattctgcgcttcccgctccctggattacaaatattaaataataaaaatattaaaaatagtaaaaattagttaatataaaaaatttaaattataaatcataaatagaaaatagaaaaatgggaagtaaggtagtgcaaaaaaaaaccgagaggcaggtccggatatttggagggtacggcccagatctgggtcaggatcctttcagcagtcttatcacagttggaaagcatctgttcccaaatctggctgtatgagtcttcaagctcctgagccttctcctggagggaagagggacgaaaggtgtgttggctgggtgggtcgtgtccttgattatcctggcagcactgctccaacagcatgcggtgtaaagtgagtccaaggacagaagattggtttgtgtgatgtgctgtgccgtgttcatgatcttccactgcttcttttggtcttggacaggacaacttccataccacgttgtgatgcaccttagaagaatgctttctacggtgcatctataaaaattagtgagggttttagaggacaggccaaatttctttagttttcactggtgggccttcttggcagtgaactctgcttagttggactaagtcaggttatttgtgatattgaccccgaggaacttaaagcttttgacctgtccgcttgcgcaccaccgatgtaaattgggtcgtgtggtccgctactctttctgaagtcaacaaccaattccttcgtcttgctgacattgagggataggttattgtcttcgcaccatgccaccaggttcttaatttcctctctgtactcaaacttatcattccccgagatacggcctacaattgttgtgtcatcagcagacttgtatattgagtttgatggccTTGAGAATATGGCCTTGAAATCTTGAATTCCTATCCGAGCACTGCAATGGTTAATGGATCCTGAGGCAAAGGGGCCTCAGTTCTATGCTGAGGTTTCAACCTGGGCAGATCAAGAAAGCTCCTCTTGGAGCTCCTTCTGGCCTTGATGGTCCTAAAGAGGTTGAGGCAATGGACCATTGCAGTAGGTGGTAATTCTAACCGTCTGCCTCACCTTCATGGCTTTGCCTATGGTTGAGTATATGTGGACAGGTACTGTACGAAACTCATCATCACAATGGAGGCCTCCTGCAGGTACTGGAATATACTCAGTGGATTATTTTCCAAGTACAGAGCCAAATTAAACTTCTTAACAAGGtgatacataaaataatatttaagAAAGTTTCCCTTTGTTGAAAAGCAATATGAGATGATGACTTCAAACTCAGAAACATTTGCTTTTCTTAtcaaacaaagaaaataaaattttggTGACGTTGACAATTGCCCAGCCAAAATATTGACCATTGCAATGGGACAAGCTGGTCCATGAATCCAAATAAGGCAAATGTTTGAAACCAAAAACAGTTTTTAAACTGTATTGCAGTTATAATCCAGAATCAGAGAAATGTATCCTCTGTTAAATGTGCCTCGACCATCACTCTTACAGAGATGATAATCAAGCAATGGCAATTGGAATTGAAAACTTGGTTCATTATTGTCTCatgcactgaggtacagtgaaaagcttgtcttgcatcctctttacacagatcaattcattacagagTGCATTGAGGGAGAACAGGGTAAACGATAACATAATGCAGGATAACTTTTAAcagctactgagaaagtgcagagtAGATGGACATTATGGTGCAAGATTATAATGTGAGGataggagtccatcttatcacactAGGGATCCACAAAATAGTCATAacaacaggatagaagctgtccttgagcctggtgatatcagctttcaggcttttgtatttctgcctgatgagagaggggagaaaagaaaaGGTTTGGTTCCAACAATTTCACCATAATGCATTACTACACGCAATAGCGGGGACATTTCTAGACCATAACATTTATTCAAAGTATTGGCCATTTTGTCAGCCCACTCTGTTAACAAggagtcttcaacctgaaacattatttctgttttcatttcacagATGCTTGTTGATCGATAATACTGTCCTACCATTCTCTGTCTTTAACTTCATGTTAGAAACCGTGTAAGACACAAACCATGAAGGAGTTTAGACTTTTAATGCATTTGCAAAGAACATGGTAACTGAActgaaaagagaaaatgctggaaacactgagcTTGTCAGGTTGAATCGGTAGAAAGAGCAACAGGGTTAACAGTTTAGGTCAGAGACTTTTGGTAGAATGGGAGCAAAAAGcaatcagctggaggaactcagcattgacaggcagcatctgtgaagggaaaataAGATTACATGTCGGAGTTGTGATCCTGCATCAGGTATCCTGACTTTCTATCAGttatcagcatctgcagtctatcGTATCTCAGCTCTGTCCTGggtaaaatagaacatagaacaaaaggaacaatagtgcagactattatctaaatggggagaaaatgcaaacattaaaggtgcagagggacttaggagtccccgTGCAAGACTCTCaaaagtttaatttacaggttaagtctgtggcaaatgcaatgttggcattaatttcaaggggaatagaatagaatagaaaaacaaggagataatcctggggttttataagacattggtcaggccacacttggagtattgtcaacagttttgggccccatatcaaagaaaggatgtgttgtcattggagagagtccagaggagattcaagaggttgccaagtttgcagatgatacaaagattggtggaggggcaggtagtgttgaggaaacaggtaggctgcagaagggcttagacagattaggagaatgggcaagaaagtgccaAATGATAAAGAATGTTgaaaagtgcatggtcatgcattttggtggaagaaataaatgtgtagaatattttctaaatggggagaaaatccaaaatctgggatgcaaagggactttggagtccttgtacagaacaccctaaaggttaattttcagctagagttggtggtgaggaaggcaaatgccatgttagcattcatttcaagaggtctagaatacaagagcagggatgtgatactgtggttttataaggcactgatgaggcctcaccttgagtgttgtgaacagttttgggccactcattttagaaaagatgtgctggcatcgaAAGAGTTCAGAGgacgttcacaaggataattctgggaatgaaagggttatcatacgaggaatgtttggtaGCTCcaggtctgtactcattggaatttagaaggatgaaggggtatCTCTATAAAACCTTTCAaatgtagatgtggaaaggttgtttcccacgGTGTGGGAGTCTAGAACAGGAGGGCACAGTgccaggatagaggggcatccacttaaaacaggtatatggagaaatttctttagccagagagcagtaaatttgtggaacttattaccacaggcagctgtggaggccaaatcattgggtgtatttaaggcaaagcttgacaggttcttgattggacacggcatcaaagattatggggagaaggccaggaagtggggctaaggagggaactaaaaagatcagccatgaatgattggcagagcagacctgattggtcaaatggcctaattctgctcctatctcttatggtcttattattattctgggaatgaaggggttacatatgaggaatgtttggcagctttggacctgtagaTTCTGGAtcttagaagaacgaggggggatctcattgaaacccaccaaacgttgaaaggactagataggatggatgtggagcagatgtttcctatggtggaggtgtccagaaccagagggcagagcctcagaattgaggcagaggtaaggaggaattgttttagccagtgaggagtgaatctgtgaaatgctctgccacagacagctgtggaggccaagaccatgtgtatatttaaagcaaaaattgatagtttcctgattgatcaaggcatcaagggttatggcaAGAAAGGatgcaggatcagccatgatgggcagGCAGATTAgattcgatgggttgaatggcctaattctgctgctttgtcttgtggtcttatatatgtcaccatatactaccctgagattcattttcttgcaggctttcacagtagatataaataaacacaatataatcaatgaaaaaccacaatgactgacaaccaatgtgcaaaagacaataatctgtgtaaatgcaaaaggaaaaaattataataataaataaatcatcggtaaatatcgggaacatgagttgaagactctttgaaattgagtccatagtttgcaggatcagttcagtgatggggctagtgaagttgggcaaagttatctcctctgtttaaggtcctgatggttgagggagtaatagctgttcctgaaggtGGTGATatggaacctgaggctcctgtacctctttcctgttggcagcaacaaaaagagagtatgacctggatggtgggggttcttgatgacagatgctgctttcctgcgacagcacttcttgtagatgtgcttaatggtagagagggttttactcatgatggaccgggctgtatccactagtttttgtaggcttttctgttcaaggacattggtgtttccataccaggcttgaTGTAACCAGACAGTATACTCTCCGTTACACATCcatagaacaaaggaataacatttgccaccctccaatccactggCACAATTCCAATGGCTAGTggggatgcaaagatcattgccaaaggcgaGCCATCTCTTCCTTTGCTTCCTGTACTAACCCAATGTAAATCCTCTCTGGGTCCAAAGACTTAATTattctaatgtttttcaaaagttccagctcaTCCTCTTAATAGCAACATGTTCTATGTTGACCTCACATTGGTCAAGATCCTTCTCATTGGTGattattgaagcaaagtatttactgAGAACCTCCCATACCTCCTCTGACTACTGAAATACATTTCTtcttctatccctgatcagtcctaccgTCACTGCAGTCAtaattctgttcttcacatacctgtagaacgACTTGGagtttttcttaatcctactACCAAGGCTTTTTCATCTCCCCTGTTATCTCTCCTAAGTTCATTCTTAAGTTTCTCCCCGTTTAAGAAATGCAGGTGCTAATTGTTCAAATGTTTTTGGTTACGGCCATGAACGCTGGCAGTAAGTCTACTTGTCAAAAAACATCTTTGTTCAATTTCTAGATATCCCAAATGAGTTAATTGCAGAATGGGAAGATATGAAGAGTGTTTCTGAAATTATCCAAACTGGAGACCACTTCAAGGTAATTGTCACCATGGGCAGCAAGGTGGTTCTTCATGAGTTTACAATTGGAGAGGAGATGGAAGTCCAAAGTCCCTCTGGAGAACAAATTAAGGTAACAGCCTTCTCTATTTGACCATTAAGCACAAACATTAATCTGTTCTGCACACTGCTGGTTGACTTTAACAATACAgtcagaacatagaactgtacagcacaggaacaggcccttcagcccacagtgttgtgctaaaccaattaaattagttatCAATTATTGCATGAGGAGCATAAATTGGATAGATTGTGGGGAACATTTCCCCATAGCAGAGGTGTTTAAAGCTAGAGGGGTAGGGATAAGTGGTAAGTGTTTTAGAGGAGCACCTGGGAAATAAATTCTTCAACCAAAGGGTAGTTGGAACCTGGGTGTAATACTCACTGTCTGAGAGGTTAGTTGAGACAATATTCTCCCAATATCTAGTTAAGAACTTGAATGGCCAAGTCATAGAAGACTATGACcaaatgtgggtaaatgggattagcaCAGATAACTACTTGATATTGTATGTGATAAACAGGAGAATGACtggagtgagggtaggaccgatcagggatagaagaggaaaCATGTGCCTGAAAATGaaggaggtaggggaggtccttaatagtTACTTTGAGTATTGAACAATGAGATGGACTTGGCCTATGTGAGGTCAATGTAGAACAGGCTGATATGCcagaacatgttgatattaagaaagaaggtgtgctagaacttttgaaaaacattagaatAGGTATGTCCCTGGGGCCAGAGGGGATATGTCCCAGGTTAATACGCAAcctggtgggctgaaggacctatttcctTGTTCCATGACTTCATAAGTTCTCCTGATTAAAAGGTTCAAACTCTGAATAATGAAACCAGAGGGCATTAGcccagaaggaggccatttggtccattataATTGACCCCTCCCTTTGAAAGAAATAACTAGCTGAATTTGCTCTTTTCCAGAGCCCTATAATACAGGGTGGCACAGTatcgtagtggttagcgtaatgctttgtGATGCTAGTGACCTGCGTTTAATTCTGccacatctgtaaggagtttgtacaatctccctctggccatgtgggtttcctctgggtgctccggtttcctcccacattccaaagacgtatgggttagggttagtaaattggggGGCATGGAAGCACGGAGACACTTGCGGGCTCATCCTGGGATTGTGTTGACACAAAATGATGcgtttcactgtaagtttcaatgcTTTGACAtacagtacgtgtgacaaataaaggtcgTCTACTGTTTCAAGTGTACATCCAGTTCGTAACTTTTCATAACTTAAATCCATGGTTTTGAAATGAGTTTTGTAACTCCAGCACAAAGTGGCCCGAGGGAATGGAAAAGGCATGTTTACAAAATTCAATTGCTAACTACACAGTATGTCAAAACTAAGATCAAACCAAATCTGTTGGCTGAATGAGGAATTTCTCTCCACAAAGATAATAATTACTCGCCTTAATCTCATTCATTTTAAATCTGGTTATTATATTCACCACAGCAATTTCACAGCTGTAGACTTCTTCCCATCCTCCCTCACACCACCCTTCCCATCCAAGGGCACGCTCAAAAATCAGTTTACtggtttatatattttatttagagatacagcatggggaACAGCCCTCCTGGCTCAATGAGCCACATCACCCAACAACATATCTAATGTGGGACGAACCCAGAGCTcttgaggaaacccacgtggggaaatgaacaaactccttacagatggcactggaattgaaccccaaactccAGAGCTCCCTCAGCTATAATAGCCTCGCACTAACCTCTATGTTACAGTGCCCCCCCAGAAAAAAACATATTGCAAAATATTgcaataaaacattaaataaaagcAGATCAGGAGGTAGCTCTGCAGAGGGAAACAGAGATAATGGCTCAGGTTAGTGAAATaccaattctgtttctctctcctcagatgctgcctaacctactaaGAGATTCCAGCATTTCCAGTTTTTATTCCCTGTTCTGTGATTATGTTCCGAAGGGCACCCCTCAGACATGAAAGTCTGAAAACAGAAGAATGATTAAGGCTTCTCTGCAAGCTGTGTCTTGAACTTGCCACTTTAGTTTTAGTTTGACAAGCCAACGTTGCTGAGACGTTTGAAAGAACTTCCACATTCgaagattttttttccctgatAGTGGATATTAggattataataaaacaagcacAGGTAGTTCTGTTATAAAACAATAGAATATTCCTAAGGAACCGTGTGTTATAGAAAATCGTATTATATAAACAGCTATGTCCACGGGTTAAAAAGATGTTGAGGCTGGAGTGTTTCAGACTCACAAGAACAAGGTTATTTTACCTTGAGGAgtttcaaaaataattaaaactCTAGGTCTAAGATTAATTTGTTACAACAAGGTAAAAATATCAAAGGTTGTGTGTTATATTATTTGAATATCAATGCACAAGTATTAATAAAAGTAATTGCTTGTCAATTTTCAAAATAACCCTCAAGCAGCCACCTGTCGTGAAACTAGTAGCCTGTGttcaagagcatttgatgactgtgGGTCTAATCCCtgatcagaagaaggcaatggcaaaccacttctgtagaaaaatttgccaagaacagtcacggTCTTGGAGATCATGATGGcacatgtcatacgacatggcacatgttgatgatggtgatgaattcCTGATCAATACCACTTTGTAATtaattagattgatctttgatcTGGTTATAAGatcggcacaaccttgtgggctgaagagcctttactgtgctgtagagttctgcgttctatgttctgtgttctatgaactGAAATGCCTGTATCTGTAAAAGTTAACATGCTGGACAAGACTTCCACAGGTGTATTTTTAACCAGCTTGTATATTGTTGATCTAGACTGTAGTCACCGCTGAAGGGAGCAATAAACTTGTTGTCAAGATGAAAAACATCACCTCAGTCGCAGAGGTTGTGGGAGACCAAC
Protein-coding regions in this window:
- the LOC134344997 gene encoding fatty acid-binding protein, liver-like — protein: MAFNGKYELQSQENFVPFMKAIDIPNELIAEWEDMKSVSEIIQTGDHFKVIVTMGSKVVLHEFTIGEEMEVQSPSGEQIKTVVTAEGSNKLVVKMKNITSVAEVVGDQLIITMTFGAIQYKTISKRIS